One Cucurbita pepo subsp. pepo cultivar mu-cu-16 chromosome LG20, ASM280686v2, whole genome shotgun sequence genomic window carries:
- the LOC111783062 gene encoding glucan endo-1,3-beta-glucosidase 11-like, protein MLLHLALLFLLFISGATSLGINYGQIGNNLPPPDKVLDMLTALRITKVRIYDTNPQVLSAFANSKVDLIVTIENQMLAELTNPQQALQWVTARIKPYVPATRITEIAVGNEVFSENDMTLVETLVPAMLSIHAALTQLGLSFIKLSTPSSLAVLEESYPPSAGSFKPEITGIMTQFLEFLSRTKAPFWINAYPYFAYKDDPNGIPLEYVLFNPNPGMVDPFTRLHYDNMLYAQADAVYFAMAKMGFEGIEVRISETGWPSKGDPNENGATIQNAANYNRNLLRRQMANEGTPMRPNVRLEIYLFALFNENLKPGPTSERNYGLYQPDGTMAYNVGLSSFKGTSSISLTSSAPTKGGIMGYYQSLVYWMFVYLMTYQVFMRRRF, encoded by the exons ATGCTCCTCCATCTcgctcttctctttcttctctttatttCAG GAGCTACATCGCTAGGTATAAACTATGGTCAAATTGGCAACAATTTACCACCACCCGACAAGGTTCTAGACATGTTGACAGCCTTAAGAATCACAAAAGTACGAATCTACGACACAAATCCACAGGTTTTATCAGCGTTTGCCAACTCCAAGGTTGACCTCATCGTCACAATCGAAAACCAAATGCTAGCTGAGCTAACGAATCCCCAACAAGCCCTCCAATGGGTCACGGCACGCATCAAGCCCTACGTCCCCGCAACTCGAATCACCGAGATTGCTGTCGGCAACGAG GTGTTTTCAGAGAATGACATGACACTAGTGGAGACACTAGTCCCAGCCATGTTGAGTATCCACGCAGCATTAACTCAACTCGGGCTAAGCTTCATTAAGCTCTCGACGCCGAGCTCCCTAGCCGTGCTAGAAGAATCATACCCACCGTCGGCCGGGAGCTTCAAGCCAGAAATCACCGGAATCATGACGCAATTCTTGGAGTTTCTATCAAGAACAAAGGCGCCATTTTGGATAAACGCATACCCATATTTCGCATACAAGGACGACCCAAATGGGATCCCTTTAGAATACGTATTATTCAACCCAAACCCAGGGATGGTGGATCCATTCACGAGGCTCCATTATGACAACATGCTCTATGCTCAAGCCGACGCAGTCTATTTCGCGATGGCTAAAATGGGGTTCGAGGGGATCGAAGTTAGGATCTCGGAGACTGGATGGCCTTCCAAAGGGGACCCTAATGAAAATGGAGCCACCATCCAAAACGCCGCCAATTACAACAGGAACTTGCTTAGAAGACAAATGGCTAACGAAGGCACGCCCATGAGACCCAACGTCCGGCTCGAGATTTACCTCTTCGCTTTGTTTAACGAGAATTTGAAACCTGGCCCCACTTCTGAACGGAACTATGGCCTTTATCAACCCGATGGCACCATGGCCTACAATGTTGGCCTCTCCTCCTTTAAGGGCACTTCCTCCATTTCTCTCACCTCTTCCGCCCCTACCAAG GGTGGCATCATGGGATATTATCAAAGCTTGGTGTACTGGATGTTTGTGTATTTGATGACGTATCAAGTTTTTATGAGAAGACGATTTTAA
- the LOC111783579 gene encoding calcyclin-binding protein, whose amino-acid sequence MAEDLSLDLEELRHLHSIAKRPRVVSLISSEISNLEKLSKETVLQTHASIPVSISTAKVPINSGIVYTPLPGFSWDQDNDKVKIYVSLEGIEQEKVEADYKKLSIDIKFHDVKGKNYRFAIPKLNKEIVPEKCKLLVKPTRAVITLYKASKGNWLDLHLKEDKLKPGLDKERDPMAGIMDLMKNMYDEGDDEMKRTIAKAWTDARSGKTADPLKGFP is encoded by the exons ATGGCGGAAGACTTGTCTCTTGATTTGGAGGAGCTTCGCCACCTCCACAGCATTGCCAAGAGGCCTCGAGTCGTCTCTCTCATTTCCTCTGAGATTAGCAACTTAGAGAAG TTGTCAAAAGAGACTGTCCTACAAACTCACGCTTCCATTCCTGTTTCAATTTCAACTGCTAAGGTGCCCATCAATTCAGGCATTGTTTACACTCCACTACCGGGATTCAGCTGGGATCAGGACAATGACAAAGTGAAG ATATATGTGTCGCTTGAAGGAATAGAGCAAGAAAAAGTTGAGGCTGACTACAAGAAACTATCGATCGACATCAAGTTCCATGATGTCAAAGGGAAGAATTACCGGTTTGCAATTCCTAAACTGAACAAGGAAATTGTTCCTGAGAAGTGCAAGTTGCTAGTGAAACCAACACGGGCTGTGATCACGTTGTACAAAGCTTCAAAGGGGAACTGGTTAGACTTGCATTTGAAGGAGGACAAA CTCAAGCCAGGTCTTGATAAGGAACGCGACCCAATGGCAGGAATCATGGATTTAATGAAG AATATGTACGACGAAGGagatgatgaaatgaaaagaacgaTAGCAAAGGCATGGACTGATGCCAGATCCGGCAAGACCGCTGACCCACTTAAAGGGTTCCCATGA
- the LOC111782673 gene encoding gibberellin 2-beta-dioxygenase-like, translating into MVVQSQLVFDHFAPIKSCKRTALFTGIPVIDLKDPEAKTQIVKACEDFGFFKVINHGVSDHLIGDLEAQALKFFQLPQSEKEKAGPPDPFGYGSKRIGPNGDVGWIEYVLLNTNHELISEKSLFILRENPEIFRSAVEEYILAVKEMACEVLEAMALGLRIEKSALSRLLKDERSDCCFRLNHYPPCPELEALSGRNLIGFGEHTDPQIISVLKSNNTAGLHICLRDGNWVSVPPDNASFFINVGDSLQVMTNGRFKSVKHKVLADPIKSRLSMIYFGGPPLNEKIAPLPSLMEEGEQSLYREFTWWDYKNSAYKSRLADCRLGPFEIKTLTPLLT; encoded by the exons ATGGTGGTTCAATCTCAACTCGTGTTTGACCATTTTGCTCCGATTAAGTCCTGTAAACGCACCGCTCTGTTCACTGGAATTCCGGTGATCGACCTTAAAGACCCAGAAGCCAAAACCCAAATCGTCAAAGCTTGCGAGGATTTTGGATTCTTTAAGGTTATTAACCATGGCGTGTCCGATCATCTCATCGGTGACCTTGAAGCCCaagctttgaaattttttcaacTTCCTCAATCGGAGAAGGAAAAAGCAGGGCCACCTGACCCGTTTGGATATGGCAGTAAGAGAATTGGCCCAAACGGCGATGTGGGTTGGATTGAATATGTTCTTCTCAATACCAATCATGAACTCATTTCTGAAAAATCGCTCTTCATTTTGCGGGAAAATCCCGAGATTTTCCG GAGTGCGGTGGAGGAGTATATATTGGCGGTGAAGGAGATGGCTTGTGAAGTGCTGGAAGCCATGGCGTTAGGCTTGAGGATAGAGAAAAGCGCATTGAGCAGGCTGTTGAAGGATGAGAGAAGCGACTGTTGTTTCAGGCTGAACCATTATCCGCCATGCCCGGAGCTCGAAGCTTTGAGTGGCAGAAATTTGATTGGGTTTGGGGAACACACAGACCCACAAATAATATCTGTCTTGAAATCCAATAACACCGCCGGACTCCATATCTGCTTGAGAGATGGGAATTGGGTATCAGTCCCTCCTGATAACGCCTCCTTTTTCATCAATGTCGGTGACTCATTGCAG GTGATGACTAATGGGAGGTTTAAGAGTGTGAAGCACAAGGTTTTAGCTGATCCAATAAAGTCGAGGCTTTCAATGATCTACTTCGGTGGGCCGCCATTGAATGAAAAGATTGCACCTTTACCGTCATTAATGGAGGAGGGAGAGCAGAGCTTGTACAGAGAGTTCACTTGGTGGGATTATAAAAACTCTGCTTATAAATCAAGGCTTGCTGATTGTAGGTTAGGCCCTTTTGAGATCAAAACTCTTACACCTTTGTTGACCTGA